In Nocardioides sp. W7, the genomic stretch GGGGGATTGATGGGCGGTTACAGGTGTGTTCCGAAAAACGTGATCCTCACCACGCGACGAGAACATGTTCTAGATTCGAGCCGTGGACGACATCACCGCGATCTCTCAGCTGAAGTACCGCTACCTCCGGGCGCTGGACACCAAGCAGTGGGACGACTTCGAAGCCTGCTTCCAGCCCGACGCCACCGGCGACTACAACGGCCTGGTCTTCGACGACCGGGCGTCCTTGGTCGGCTATATGCGCGACAACCTCGGCGAGGGCATGCTCACCCTCCATCAGGCCCATCACCCGGAGATCGCCGTCGACGGCGACGTCGCCACCGGGCGCTGGTACCTCCAGGACAAGGTGATCGTCGAGGCCTTCAAGTTCATGCTCGAGGGCGCCGCGTTCTACGAGGACCGCTACGTCCGCACCGGCGAGGGCTGGCGCATCGCCCACACCGGCTACCGGCGCACCTACGAGATGACCTACGACCTCAGCGATATGCCGGGCGTGAAGATCAGCGGGCCCGGGGTGCACACCCACGCGTGAGGCCCGCGGTCACGGAGTCGGGTCGGTCCAGGCGGTCTGGACGACCTCGATGCCACGCTCGCGGGTGACCAGCCGGCCCCGACCCGGCGGCGCCGGCACCGGGCGCAGGTTGCCGATCAGCGGCCCCTCCTCGGGCGGGCCCGAGAGCAGCAGGCCCGGCGCCGCGAGGTCGCGCAGGGACTGGACGACCGGGTCGTGGAGCGCGCGGGACGCGCCCCCGGTACGCCGGGCGAGCGCGAGGTGGAGGCCGGTGTCCCGGCCCTGGGCCAGCAGTGGCTGCAGCGCGTGCACCGGTGAGGCGTGCTGGGTGGCGACCAGGTCGTAGTCGTCGACCACGACGAACACCTCGGCGCCGGACCACCACGAGCGGTGCCGCAGCTGGCCGGACGTCACGTCGGGTCCGGGCAGCCGGTCGTGGAGGTACGACGCGAGGTCCTGCAGCGCCGGCCCGGCCTGGGCGGCCGAGGTCAGGTAGTCCAGCAGGTACTCCTCGCCCACCTCGCCCAGCAGTGAGCGGCGGTAGTCGACGACGACCAGCTGCGCCTGCTTCGGCGTGCGCGTGCGCATCACCTCCCGGACGTGGCTGCGCAGCACCGAGCTCTTGCCGGACCCCCCGTCGCCGAGGACCCAGAGGTGCGGGGCGGTGTCGGGGTCGAGCCACACCGGTGCCAGCTCCCGCTCGTCGACGCCGAGCAGCAGCCGACCGTCCGCCCGGTCCGGCCTACCCGCCCGGTCGTCGCCCGTCGGCACGCCCGCGAGCTCCCGCACCCGGTCGAGGTCGATCCGCTCCGGCAGCAGCCGCAGCTTCGGCCCGTCGGGTCCCCGCCAGGCCTCGCGCACCCGGGCGACGAGGTCGTCGACGCCGGCGCCGAGCGAGTCGGTCTCGGCGACGCCGTCGATGCGTGGCAGTCCCGTCAGGACGTGCAGCGGAC encodes the following:
- a CDS encoding nuclear transport factor 2 family protein gives rise to the protein MDDITAISQLKYRYLRALDTKQWDDFEACFQPDATGDYNGLVFDDRASLVGYMRDNLGEGMLTLHQAHHPEIAVDGDVATGRWYLQDKVIVEAFKFMLEGAAFYEDRYVRTGEGWRIAHTGYRRTYEMTYDLSDMPGVKISGPGVHTHA